TTTTAATTCCGACATCCTTTCGGGAATACAGCAGGAATTTGGGGCAAAATGGCGAAAATAAACAATAATGATGATGTAACAAGGTACTAGACAGGAGAGCGGGTGAAGACAGTGAATCCGGAAGAACAAAAAGTATCGGTTCTGATATTCGGAGAACTTCATGTTATTCGCGGCAAGGGATCTGAGGAATATATCAAGAAACTCGCCCATGATGTCGATAAAAGAATGGAAGAAATTGCGTTGAAATTCCCGAGGATACCAGCACATCAGGTAGCTATCCTGGCAGCACTCAATTTTGCAGATGAATTGGCAAAAATAAAAGAAGAACAGATGACGCTTCTTAACATGTTAGGAGAAAGCGGCGGCGAATAATTTTTTTTACATCTGACGGTGATTAAGAAATGGTCGATCCCGCTTATTATTCGGCCATTTCTTTATTATTTTTCGCAGGCGCCTAATATTTGAGAAGGACTGCGCTATTTTTGCTTTTGTTTATCAGGAAATGATAGAATAAAATGAAACAAACGGAGGTGTTACAATGAAAGGAATTGTCACTGTAATAGGAAAAGATAAAGTCGGGATCATCTATGGCGTTACCAAGATTCTGATGGAGAATAATGTAAACGTGGAGGATATCAGCCAGACGATTTTGCAGGATTATTTCACCATGATGATGCTGGTCAATCTTTCCAATATAAAATGCGATTTCAGTGTCCTGAAGGAAGAGCTCGATGCCTTCGGTAAAGAGATCGGATTGTCGGTGAAGATTCAAAGAGAAGAGATCTTTGACTACATGCACAATATTTAACTTACAGTTAACAAGGGTTGACAAGTTGCCAGCCAGAAACAGGGGAAGTCTTTTGGAGGTAAATAATGAGTCTCTATAAAAATATTTTTGAAACCACCCGCATGATCGAGAAAGAAAAACTGGATATCAGGACCATCACGATGGGCATTTCTTTGCTTGATTGCATTGACGCTTCAGGAGAAAAGGCCCGCCGGAGAATTTATGACAAAATTACCAGGTTGGCACAAAATCTTGTCAAAGTCGGCAATGAAATCGAAACTGAATATGGCATTCCCATTATCAATAAACGAATATCCGTTACGCCGATGGCTATCATCGCCTCCGGGAGTGAAGACGAAAGCTATGTCGAGTTTGCGAGAACGCTGGACAAAGCAGCCCGGGAGGTCGGCGTTAACTTTATCGGAGGCTTCTCCGCTCTGGTGCAGAAAGGCTTTACAAAAGGTGACAGAATCTTAATCGAATCCATCCCTGAGGCTCTGAATGAAACAGAACGGGTATGTTCGTCTGTGAATGTGGCCAATTCCAAAGCCGGCATCAACATGGATGCAGTCAAGATGATGGGAAGAGTCATTAAAGATACAGCTTATTTGACCAGGGACAGGGATTCTCTGGGTTGTGCGAAGCTGGTGGTGTTTGCGAATGCCGTCGATGACAATCCGTTTATGGCAGGCGCCTTCCACGGGGTTGGTGAACCTGAAGTTGTGATCAATGTCGGGGTAAGCGGTCCCGGCGTCGTTAAATGTGCCATGGAGAAGGTTAAGGGAGAACCCTTGCATGTCGTAGCCGAGAATATTAAGAAGACTGCCTTTAAAATTACCCGGGCCGGCCAGCTGGTTGGCAACGAAGTATCCAGAAGACTGGATGTACCGTTCGGCATTTTGGATTTGTCCCTGGCCCCAACACCGGAAATCGGAGACAGTGTGGCCAGGATTCTTGAAGAAATGGGCTTGGAAGCCTGTGGAACCCATGGCACGACTGCAGCGCTGGCCATGTTGAATGACGCTGTTAAAAAAGGCGGCATCATGGCCTCCTCCTCCGTAGGAGGACTAAGCGGAGCGTTTATTCCGGTCAGCGAAGATGAAGGGATGATCAATGCGGTCAAGTGCGGCGCACTGACCTTTGACAAGCTCGAGGCGATGACCAGTGTCTGCTCCGTAGGACTGGATATGATTGCGATACCCGGAGATACCAAGGAATCGACGATCTCGGCCATGATTGCAGACGAAGCCGCCATCGGCGTCATCAATCATAAAACCACCGCAGTCCGCGTGATTCCGGTTCATGGCAAAGGGGTCGGCGATACTGCCGAGTTCGGCGGCTTACTGGGCTATGCACCGATCATGGCGGTCAATCCATACAGCGCGGAAGAGTTCATTAACCGGGGCGGCAGAATTCCGGCACCGATTCACAGTTTCAGGAATTAACTGTTTCATTGGTAGTTGTATAATAATCTTAAAATCCCGTGTTCCAGTCATTCACCTCTTTTCCCACCGGATTGACAGGTCATTCGAATCTTGTCTGTACAGTCAGTAAATGTGCTTGTCCGGAGATTACAAAACAAAATGCCAGTCCGCAAAAACGAAATTGCTTTTGTTTTACGGACAGGCATTTTTATATGTGGTTATCATGATTGTCATGTCAATCTCATAAAAAGAGATTAAATTATTGTCTTTTGAATATAATGTAATATAATGGTAATAAAAGGGAGGTATTCTATGCGACAAGATAACATTATATATTTGAAAGAAAGAACGAGAACTATCAATAATATCTTATCAATTATCTTTATTATTGGGATAATATTACTTTTTGCAACATTGATTGTTTGTTTTATTTTATTCTTTACTCCAGAACAAGGATTTACTGTTGAAAAGGGAAATTTAGATTGGTTTATAGAATATAATCTAGCTAATGGTACCACCTTTGGTGTTTATATTCCTTTTAGCATTATACAATCTGTAGCTATTGAAAGATTTAATGCGAAATCAGCCTTTCTAACTTACTTAGTTTCAAGTTCAATTCTTAATATTATTATTCTATATGGGATAAAACAGGTAATAGACATTCTTAATACAATTTTGAAAAGCACAACCCCATTTAATACCAATAATGTCATAAGGCTGAAAAAAATAGTATTATCAATAATCATTTATTCGGTTGCGGCTGATCCAATAAAAAACTTTTTAGGTTGTGTTTTCGTAACAAAAATTTATTATTTTGATTTTTCAAATATTCATATAAGTGGAATCTTAATTGCAGTGCTTATCTCTATCATAGCTGACGTTTTTAAATATGGTATACTCCTTCAAGAGAAAGTAGATACAACATTCTAAAGTACACTAATCTTTTCTTATGACAAAGAACCGTAGGAATATAATTTATATTCCCACGGTTCTCTGTAAATAGAATTATATTAGACTGCATTGAATTGGTCAGTAAACGACATCGACCAAGTAAAACCAATTAAATAGGATCCTATTTGCACCCCTAATACAATTTTACCATAGATTAAAGGGTGGATTCTTTTCGAAGTAATCTGGTAAAGCCTCATCTGTTATCAAAATAAGATGAGTTCCACCATTGTTGGCAAAAGTTTCAAGGTTAGCGTTAGTACCCATATACAGAATATCGGATTCAAAGGTCTGCTTTCCAGTTTCTATGAGTTTCAAGGTTCGGATCGCAGATAGCCCATTGGCGGATTTATAGAGCTTTGGATTAAATGCATTTAATTTTTCCAGAAGTGTGGTCATGTAGATATCCAGCGGATATACCCCCCAAGTATAAAAGTCATATACTTTTCAAATTATACAGCTTATAATTTTCTTGTTTCGAATTGTATTAAGCTATTCATTAATATTGTTGTTGATCGACCAGTTTACATTCGTAAACCATTTGAAGTCTTCGGTTAATGGATTTTCTTATTAACATAAATTTTGTATTTGGCGGTAATAAGAATTCCTGTTCATTTAGCAAACTATCATTAAATTTTATAAATGCTCCTTTTGTACCTATTGGTAAAAATATCTTTAAAACACAATTATAGTGATGTTCTTTTGCAAAATCTTTTAGTAAATCTCGCACTAGAGTAGTGCTTAGAAATCCTTTTTCAACAAATGTTTTTCCCACCTTTGGTTTTGAAGAGTTAAATAATAATTTTAATAAATTCTTATGAGTGTATCTGTACACAATAATATTTTCTTTTAACTCAAATTTACATAATGCATTTGAAATAGTTTTTATATCTTCGGAATACTCTTTAGCCTCTTTATCGCTAAAGTCTTGATTTCCCCTAAGATAACGATTATAAACTATATTCATGTTACCGGAATATTCAAATAGAAGTTGAGATAGGTTTTTATCTGCTTTTAATTGCAAATTGTTAATCCATTCATGGAAATATTTCTTTGCCCAATCTTCAGCATCTTGAGAACTATGGAATTCTTTATACATTTCTTTACCAATCAAATTAATCTACCTCAATTATTTCGAATTAATTTATCCCACTAATCATTTATATTGATTTTGGTATTAATTTTTCTGCATATAGAGTGTCTAGATCATAATAATACACAATTAACCTAATAATACCTTGACGATCATTAATAAACAGTTGACCGTCATAATCTTTGTCTGCTATTCTCCATTTTTTCCCTCCATACTTAATTTCTTTCATGTTACCTCCCAGTAACTAAGACTTTTTTCTCCCTCCGCAGGACGCGGCGGTTCGTGCGCGCAATTTTATATAACGTTTAGGTGTTCCCGCCGCGTTCCAACTACATGCATCATCCTCTAAGTGACGGGAACACCGTGTTAGACGAAGTGCGTTGTTTAAACATTCAAAATCCACTATTCAATATACCCCTTTTTCTCTCAGGATACTTTCGACTTCAACACGATCATCATAAAAATCTTCCAAAATTCTTTGAGTATAATGATGTGACAGATCATATTCATCATAATCTACAATCCGCCATTCATCATGCAAGATGTTATTCCCTAATACTCTAATCTCTTCATGGGCCTTATTCTTTCTTGCAGAAGTAATAATTCCATCATCACAAACTTTATTTATCTTCTGTGCCAGATTACCTGAGGTATATCCATTTACTTTAAATGTCTTTTCTAAGCAAGAACGCAACAACGCAGTTGCTGCTCGATAAGCACCGATTGACGCACATTCCTCTGCCTCTGTAAATTCAGATTTTATGTCTTCAGGAACATTATTGGGGATGTTAGCTTTATCTACTGAATTTGGAAGAAACCATTCTAGATGACCGTTGTGTGATGTATTTCCCGAATCATGAACTTTAGCTAAGCCACCTCTTCCGCAATTTGCACATCGTAATAGTATGTAAAGAACTCTTGTATGCTCTATTCCATTGAAAGAAAGTTTTCCTTCAATAATTATTGAGCCAAATGATGAACCTGAACGAGTAGATTCAAAAGTTGTTATTACTCCATCACAATCCGGACAATTTGCCCTAACGTTATTTCCAGTTAATTCAGCTTTCATAATAGTCTTCCATCCTCCTAATATCTTTCATCAGTACTTCGTCTAACTGTCCTTATGCCGCCTTTTGGCGGCATCAATGATAATGAAAAGAGCCGATATCCTTATTTTACTTCAAATTACAACTATCTTCCATTATTTTCTACATTGGTGTATTAATAGTATATAGGCTGGACTGACGAGCGCGTGGGACGATTGGTAGAATCCAATCTTTTGCGTGGATAGACCCGTG
This genomic stretch from Dehalobacter restrictus DSM 9455 harbors:
- a CDS encoding PFL family protein — encoded protein: MSLYKNIFETTRMIEKEKLDIRTITMGISLLDCIDASGEKARRRIYDKITRLAQNLVKVGNEIETEYGIPIINKRISVTPMAIIASGSEDESYVEFARTLDKAAREVGVNFIGGFSALVQKGFTKGDRILIESIPEALNETERVCSSVNVANSKAGINMDAVKMMGRVIKDTAYLTRDRDSLGCAKLVVFANAVDDNPFMAGAFHGVGEPEVVINVGVSGPGVVKCAMEKVKGEPLHVVAENIKKTAFKITRAGQLVGNEVSRRLDVPFGILDLSLAPTPEIGDSVARILEEMGLEACGTHGTTAALAMLNDAVKKGGIMASSSVGGLSGAFIPVSEDEGMINAVKCGALTFDKLEAMTSVCSVGLDMIAIPGDTKESTISAMIADEAAIGVINHKTTAVRVIPVHGKGVGDTAEFGGLLGYAPIMAVNPYSAEEFINRGGRIPAPIHSFRN
- a CDS encoding ACT domain-containing protein, encoding MKGIVTVIGKDKVGIIYGVTKILMENNVNVEDISQTILQDYFTMMMLVNLSNIKCDFSVLKEELDAFGKEIGLSVKIQREEIFDYMHNI
- a CDS encoding cell division protein ZapA, which translates into the protein MKTVNPEEQKVSVLIFGELHVIRGKGSEEYIKKLAHDVDKRMEEIALKFPRIPAHQVAILAALNFADELAKIKEEQMTLLNMLGESGGE
- a CDS encoding DUF4145 domain-containing protein, with the protein product MKAELTGNNVRANCPDCDGVITTFESTRSGSSFGSIIIEGKLSFNGIEHTRVLYILLRCANCGRGGLAKVHDSGNTSHNGHLEWFLPNSVDKANIPNNVPEDIKSEFTEAEECASIGAYRAATALLRSCLEKTFKVNGYTSGNLAQKINKVCDDGIITSARKNKAHEEIRVLGNNILHDEWRIVDYDEYDLSHHYTQRILEDFYDDRVEVESILREKGVY
- a CDS encoding ADP-ribosyltransferase, coding for MIGKEMYKEFHSSQDAEDWAKKYFHEWINNLQLKADKNLSQLLFEYSGNMNIVYNRYLRGNQDFSDKEAKEYSEDIKTISNALCKFELKENIIVYRYTHKNLLKLLFNSSKPKVGKTFVEKGFLSTTLVRDLLKDFAKEHHYNCVLKIFLPIGTKGAFIKFNDSLLNEQEFLLPPNTKFMLIRKSINRRLQMVYECKLVDQQQY
- a CDS encoding DUF2975 domain-containing protein, translated to MRQDNIIYLKERTRTINNILSIIFIIGIILLFATLIVCFILFFTPEQGFTVEKGNLDWFIEYNLANGTTFGVYIPFSIIQSVAIERFNAKSAFLTYLVSSSILNIIILYGIKQVIDILNTILKSTTPFNTNNVIRLKKIVLSIIIYSVAADPIKNFLGCVFVTKIYYFDFSNIHISGILIAVLISIIADVFKYGILLQEKVDTTF